One segment of Streptomyces roseifaciens DNA contains the following:
- a CDS encoding cation:dicarboxylate symporter family transporter yields MTAQAAPPAVQPPRRPDRTHYLYLAVIAAVLAGIAVGFAAPGVAVELKPLGTGFVNLIKMMISPVIFCTIVLGIGSVRKAAKVGAVGGLALGYFMVMSTVALAIGLVVGNLLEPGSGLHLTDAVRHAGEAQAKGGSESTTQFLLGIIPTTMVSAFTGGQVLQTLLVALLAGFALQAMGTAGEPVLRGIGHIQKLVFRILAMIMWAAPVGAFGAIAAVVGATGTDALKSLAVIMIGFYVTCVLFVIVVLGTLLRLVAGVNIFTLLKYLGREFLLILSTSSSESALPRLIAKMEHLGVSKPVVGITVPTGYSFNLDGTAIYLTMSSLFIAEAMGEPLALGQQISLLLFMIVASKGAAGVTGAGLATLAGGLQSHRPELVDGVGLIVGIDRFMSEARALTNFAGNAVATVLVGTWTKEIDKERVGEVLAGRMPFDETTLSGDGHGHGGGDGHEGGGALPEPKEPAGVPA; encoded by the coding sequence GTGACGGCACAGGCAGCACCACCGGCCGTCCAGCCGCCCCGGCGGCCGGACCGGACCCACTACCTCTACCTGGCCGTGATCGCGGCCGTGCTCGCCGGCATCGCCGTCGGCTTCGCGGCGCCGGGCGTCGCGGTCGAGCTCAAGCCGCTCGGCACCGGCTTCGTGAACCTGATCAAGATGATGATCTCGCCGGTCATCTTCTGCACGATCGTGCTGGGCATCGGCTCCGTGCGGAAGGCCGCGAAGGTCGGCGCGGTCGGCGGCCTCGCCCTCGGCTACTTCATGGTCATGTCCACCGTCGCGCTGGCCATCGGCCTCGTGGTGGGCAACCTCCTGGAGCCCGGCAGCGGGCTGCACCTGACGGACGCGGTGCGCCACGCGGGCGAGGCGCAGGCCAAGGGCGGGAGCGAGTCCACGACGCAGTTCCTGCTGGGCATCATCCCGACCACCATGGTCTCCGCCTTCACCGGCGGCCAGGTGCTGCAGACCCTGCTCGTCGCGCTCCTCGCGGGCTTCGCCCTGCAGGCCATGGGCACGGCGGGCGAGCCCGTCCTGCGCGGCATCGGACACATCCAGAAGCTGGTCTTCCGTATCCTCGCCATGATCATGTGGGCGGCCCCGGTGGGCGCCTTCGGCGCCATCGCGGCGGTCGTCGGCGCGACGGGCACCGACGCCCTGAAGTCCCTCGCCGTCATCATGATCGGCTTCTACGTCACGTGCGTGCTGTTCGTGATCGTCGTGCTCGGCACCCTGCTGCGGCTGGTGGCCGGGGTCAACATCTTCACGCTGCTGAAGTACCTGGGCCGCGAGTTCCTGCTGATCCTGTCGACGTCGTCGTCGGAATCCGCCCTGCCGCGCCTGATCGCCAAGATGGAACACCTGGGCGTGAGCAAGCCCGTCGTCGGCATCACCGTGCCCACCGGCTACTCCTTCAACCTCGACGGCACGGCCATCTACCTGACGATGTCGTCGCTGTTCATCGCGGAGGCCATGGGCGAACCGCTGGCGCTGGGCCAGCAGATCTCGCTGCTCCTGTTCATGATCGTCGCGTCCAAGGGCGCGGCCGGCGTCACCGGCGCGGGCCTCGCCACGCTCGCGGGCGGCCTCCAGTCCCACCGCCCCGAACTCGTCGACGGCGTCGGCCTGATCGTCGGCATCGACCGCTTCATGAGCGAAGCGCGGGCACTGACGAACTTCGCGGGCAACGCGGTGGCGACGGTCCTCGTCGGCACGTGGACCAAGGAGATCGACAAGGAGCGGGTGGGCGAAGTGCTCGCCGGGCGGATGCCGTTCGACGAGACGACGCTGAGCGGCGACGGGCACGGGCACGGGGGCGGGGACGGCCATGAAGGCGGGGGAGCCCTGCCGGAGCCGAAGGAGCCGGCGGGTGTGCCGGCCTGA
- a CDS encoding VOC family protein — translation METTPQLPRSPQPPQLPHLQLTIDCADPKRMVAFWTEALGYVPEPPPEGHATWRDYWSATGVPEAELADGAGETPESIVDPAGRGPRVWFQQVPEPKTTKNRVHLDLKVGGGRGVPLATRTVRVTVAVDRLTAAGATVIRVMDEPGMDYYGVVLQDPEGNEFCVA, via the coding sequence ATGGAAACGACTCCGCAGCTGCCGCGGTCGCCGCAGCCGCCTCAACTGCCCCACCTGCAGCTGACGATCGACTGCGCCGACCCCAAGCGGATGGTGGCCTTCTGGACGGAGGCGCTGGGGTACGTCCCCGAGCCCCCGCCGGAAGGCCACGCCACGTGGCGGGACTACTGGTCGGCCACGGGCGTGCCGGAAGCGGAACTGGCGGACGGCGCCGGGGAGACCCCGGAGTCGATCGTCGACCCCGCGGGGCGCGGACCGCGGGTGTGGTTCCAGCAGGTCCCCGAGCCGAAGACCACCAAGAACCGCGTCCACCTCGACCTCAAGGTGGGCGGCGGCCGTGGGGTCCCGCTGGCGACCCGTACGGTACGGGTCACCGTGGCGGTCGACCGGCTGACAGCGGCAGGGGCGACGGTGATCCGCGTGATGGACGAGCCGGGCATGGACTACTACGGCGTCGTACTCCAGGACCCGGAGGGCAACGAATTCTGCGTGGCGTGA
- a CDS encoding TetR/AcrR family transcriptional regulator, with protein sequence MAGRADANRRRIMDIALAELLRDPDASMDQIARAAGVVRRTVYGHFPSREALMSALVDDAANSVEIAQAEALRDVDDPAQALARSMLAAWEIADGYRLLISMAQRSVTVEGIHRRLEPVRRECAAMLQRGLDEGRFTSPLPAIALAYVREQILFGLLQAVNDGVLSPAEAGRSAAVTALTAAGVPAREATELVAGLVPA encoded by the coding sequence ATGGCCGGCAGAGCGGACGCCAATCGCCGCCGCATCATGGACATCGCGCTCGCGGAGCTGCTGCGCGACCCGGACGCGAGCATGGACCAGATCGCACGGGCGGCAGGTGTCGTCCGGCGCACGGTCTACGGCCACTTCCCCAGCCGCGAGGCGCTGATGAGCGCCCTCGTCGACGACGCCGCGAACTCGGTCGAGATCGCCCAGGCGGAGGCCCTGCGCGACGTCGACGACCCCGCCCAGGCCCTGGCCCGCTCCATGCTCGCCGCCTGGGAGATCGCCGACGGCTACCGCCTGCTGATCTCCATGGCCCAGCGCAGCGTCACCGTCGAAGGCATCCACCGCCGCCTGGAGCCGGTGCGCCGCGAGTGCGCGGCGATGCTCCAACGCGGCCTGGACGAGGGCCGCTTCACCTCCCCGCTGCCGGCCATCGCCCTGGCCTACGTCCGCGAGCAGATCCTCTTCGGCCTGCTCCAGGCGGTCAACGACGGCGTCCTGAGCCCGGCGGAAGCGGGCCGCTCGGCGGCGGTGACGGCGCTCACGGCAGCGGGGGTGCCGGCGAGGGAGGCGACCGAGCTGGTGGCGGGGCTGGTGCCGGCTTAG
- a CDS encoding MFS transporter — protein sequence MGLAMSTPVDEMDGPYKRRWAALGVLCISLLIIVMANTSLTVAAPDMVQDLGLGSSDLQWVIDGYTVPYAALMLILGAVGDKYSRRGALVLGLLVFGAASVAGSMVDSSAGVIASRAVMGVGAAMIMPATLSLLAATFPREERAKAITIWTATAGLAIAVGPLVAGALLEDHGWASTFLINVPIAFLGIIGALALVPPSRATGPGKEAARIDYIGGLLSVVWVGSLIYMIIEGPHFGWGAKAIAAAVIAGVGLVLFVLWELRHPHPVLDVRRFAQRAFAGSTMAVALFFLAVFGAFYYLTQHLQFVLGYSPLDTGVRMLPLAGAVFVGGALTAVLTPKVGMKVTVACGMTVGTVAIALLARVDESSTYDDFVLPLIILGLAIGLSLSPCTNAIMGSFPEDQLGVGGAVNSTSIEMGGSLGIAILGTVLAKTYSSNLGDAAAKAAEAGGPRLPEKALAVAQDSVGAGLAVAKEVGKQVAAGAAPKVGPEKAAALGAQQAQTVVEAVHKSFADAVAHTSVVGAVVLGVGTVLVAFLLPGREKSKPEAAAAAGAEAEKETAAA from the coding sequence ATGGGCCTCGCGATGTCGACACCGGTCGACGAGATGGACGGTCCGTACAAGAGGCGATGGGCCGCGCTGGGCGTGCTCTGCATCAGCCTGCTGATCATCGTCATGGCCAACACGTCCCTGACGGTCGCCGCCCCCGACATGGTCCAGGACCTCGGCCTGGGCAGCTCCGACCTGCAGTGGGTCATCGACGGCTACACCGTCCCGTACGCCGCGCTGATGCTGATCCTCGGCGCCGTCGGCGACAAGTACAGCCGCCGCGGAGCGCTCGTTCTCGGCCTTCTCGTCTTCGGCGCGGCCTCCGTCGCCGGATCGATGGTCGACAGCTCGGCCGGGGTCATCGCGTCGCGCGCCGTCATGGGCGTCGGCGCGGCCATGATCATGCCGGCCACGCTGTCCCTGCTCGCCGCGACCTTCCCGCGCGAGGAGCGCGCCAAGGCCATCACCATCTGGACGGCCACCGCCGGTCTGGCCATCGCCGTCGGCCCGCTCGTGGCCGGTGCGCTGCTGGAGGACCACGGCTGGGCCTCCACCTTCCTCATCAACGTGCCGATCGCCTTCCTCGGCATCATCGGCGCGCTGGCGCTCGTCCCGCCCTCCAGGGCGACGGGTCCCGGCAAGGAGGCGGCCAGGATCGACTACATCGGCGGCCTGCTGTCCGTCGTGTGGGTCGGCTCGCTCATCTACATGATCATCGAGGGCCCGCACTTCGGCTGGGGCGCCAAGGCGATCGCCGCCGCGGTCATCGCGGGCGTCGGCCTGGTCCTCTTCGTCCTCTGGGAGCTGCGCCACCCGCACCCGGTCCTGGACGTCCGCCGCTTCGCCCAGCGCGCGTTCGCCGGGTCGACCATGGCCGTCGCGCTGTTCTTCCTCGCCGTCTTCGGTGCGTTCTACTACCTCACCCAGCACCTGCAGTTCGTCCTCGGCTACTCGCCGCTGGACACCGGCGTGCGGATGCTGCCGCTGGCCGGCGCGGTGTTCGTGGGCGGTGCGCTGACCGCGGTCCTCACCCCCAAGGTGGGCATGAAGGTCACCGTGGCGTGCGGCATGACCGTCGGCACGGTCGCCATCGCGCTGCTCGCCCGCGTCGACGAGTCCTCCACGTACGACGACTTCGTCCTGCCGCTGATCATCCTGGGCCTGGCCATCGGCCTGTCCCTGTCGCCGTGCACCAACGCCATCATGGGCTCCTTCCCGGAGGACCAGCTGGGCGTCGGCGGCGCCGTCAACAGCACCTCGATCGAGATGGGCGGCTCCCTGGGCATCGCCATCCTCGGCACCGTGCTCGCCAAGACCTACTCCTCCAACCTCGGTGACGCCGCCGCGAAGGCGGCCGAGGCCGGCGGCCCCAGGCTGCCGGAGAAGGCGCTCGCCGTCGCGCAGGACTCGGTGGGCGCGGGCCTGGCCGTGGCCAAGGAGGTCGGCAAGCAGGTCGCGGCCGGCGCGGCGCCGAAGGTCGGCCCGGAGAAGGCCGCCGCCCTCGGGGCGCAGCAGGCGCAGACCGTGGTCGAGGCCGTGCACAAGTCGTTCGCGGACGCCGTCGCCCACACCAGCGTCGTCGGCGCGGTCGTCCTCGGCGTGGGCACGGTGCTGGTCGCCTTCCTGCTGCCGGGCCGTGAGAAGAGCAAGCCGGAGGCCGCGGCGGCGGCCGGCGCCGAGGCCGAGAAGGAGACGGCCGCGGCCTGA
- the glgB gene encoding 1,4-alpha-glucan branching enzyme, whose protein sequence is MTARPPSRRSPHEPGPGDPGAARGVPATFLPGRGAKAEREPEPVPGLLPGAEDAPRKEDAPRKPAAARGPKRTPPARRGVRPAEPLGTEDRDRLLHGAHHDPHGLLGAHPVPGGVAFRTLRPFARSVAVSAKGLRVELYDEGDGLFAAVLPLSELPDYRLLVGYEDTELEVRDPYRFLPALGDLDLHLIHEGRHEQLWQALGATPMVHEEVAGTRFTVWAPNALGVRVVGDFNYWDGTGHPMRSLGASGVWELFLPDIGEGALYKFEITCPDGSHTMRADPMARRTEAPPANASVVHASHHTWQDAEWMAARTEKPVHEHPFSVYEVHLPSWRPGLTYRQLAEQLPAYVKDLGFTHVELMPIAEHPFGGSWGYQITGFYAPTARLGTPDDFKHLVDALHAAGIGVLMDWVPAHFPRDEWALAEFDGRPLYEPADPLRAAHPDWGTLEFDYGRTEVRNFLVANAVYWCEEFHIDGLRVDAVASMLYLDYSREAGQWTPNVHGGRENLDAVAFLQEMNATVYRRCPGVVTVAEESTAWDGVTRATHHIGAGGFGGLGFGLKWNMGWMHDSLVYVSKEPVHRKYHHGEMTFSMIYAYSENYVLPISHDEVVHGKRALVSKMPGDWWQQRANHRAYLGFMWAHPGKQLLFMGQEFAQGAEWSEAHGPDWWLLDPSYSAEADHRGVRDLVRDLNSAYLATPALWQRDTVPEGFEWVVGDAAEDNVFAFLRFDAQGAPLLAVSNFSPVVRHGYALGVPGRFTAWQEILNTDAGRYGGSGVTTPDPVKTEATRHHGRPASITVTLPPLATVWWRAV, encoded by the coding sequence GTGACCGCTCGACCGCCGTCCCGTCGTTCGCCCCACGAGCCCGGACCCGGAGATCCCGGTGCCGCGCGAGGGGTCCCGGCCACGTTCCTGCCGGGGCGGGGCGCGAAGGCGGAGCGGGAGCCCGAACCGGTGCCCGGCCTGCTGCCCGGAGCGGAGGACGCGCCGCGCAAGGAGGACGCGCCGCGCAAGCCCGCAGCGGCACGGGGCCCGAAGCGCACGCCCCCGGCGCGGCGCGGGGTGCGGCCCGCCGAGCCGCTGGGCACGGAGGACCGCGACCGGCTGCTGCACGGCGCGCACCACGACCCGCACGGCCTGCTGGGAGCGCACCCGGTGCCCGGCGGCGTGGCGTTCCGCACCCTGCGCCCCTTCGCACGCTCCGTGGCGGTCAGCGCGAAGGGCCTGCGGGTGGAGCTGTACGACGAGGGGGACGGCCTCTTCGCGGCGGTGCTGCCCCTCAGCGAGCTCCCCGACTACCGCCTGCTGGTGGGCTACGAGGACACGGAGCTGGAGGTCCGCGACCCGTACCGCTTCCTGCCCGCGCTCGGCGACCTCGACCTGCACCTGATCCACGAGGGCCGCCACGAGCAGCTGTGGCAGGCGCTGGGCGCGACGCCGATGGTGCACGAGGAGGTGGCGGGGACCCGGTTCACGGTGTGGGCGCCGAACGCCCTGGGCGTACGGGTCGTCGGCGACTTCAACTACTGGGACGGCACGGGCCACCCCATGCGGTCGCTGGGCGCGTCCGGGGTGTGGGAGCTGTTCCTGCCGGACATCGGCGAGGGGGCGCTGTACAAGTTCGAGATCACGTGCCCGGACGGCTCGCACACCATGCGCGCGGACCCCATGGCGCGCCGCACGGAGGCCCCGCCGGCGAACGCGTCGGTCGTGCACGCCTCGCACCACACCTGGCAGGACGCGGAGTGGATGGCGGCCCGCACGGAGAAGCCCGTCCACGAGCACCCCTTCTCGGTCTACGAGGTGCACCTGCCCTCCTGGCGCCCCGGCCTGACGTACCGGCAGCTGGCCGAGCAGCTGCCCGCGTACGTCAAGGACCTCGGGTTCACGCACGTGGAGCTGATGCCGATCGCCGAGCACCCCTTCGGCGGCTCCTGGGGCTACCAGATCACCGGCTTCTACGCCCCCACCGCCCGCCTGGGCACCCCGGACGACTTCAAGCACCTGGTGGACGCGCTGCACGCGGCCGGCATCGGGGTGCTCATGGACTGGGTGCCTGCGCACTTCCCGCGCGACGAGTGGGCGCTGGCCGAGTTCGACGGGCGGCCGCTGTACGAGCCCGCGGACCCGCTGCGCGCCGCGCACCCCGACTGGGGCACGCTGGAGTTCGACTACGGCCGTACGGAGGTGCGCAACTTCCTCGTGGCCAACGCCGTCTACTGGTGCGAGGAGTTCCACATCGACGGGCTCCGGGTGGACGCCGTCGCCTCCATGCTCTACCTCGACTACTCCCGCGAAGCCGGCCAGTGGACGCCGAACGTCCACGGCGGCCGGGAGAACCTGGACGCGGTGGCGTTCCTGCAGGAGATGAACGCGACCGTCTACCGCCGCTGCCCCGGCGTCGTCACCGTCGCCGAGGAGTCCACGGCCTGGGACGGCGTCACCCGCGCCACGCACCACATCGGGGCGGGCGGCTTCGGCGGCCTCGGCTTCGGCCTGAAGTGGAACATGGGCTGGATGCACGACTCCCTCGTCTACGTCTCGAAGGAGCCGGTGCACCGCAAGTACCACCACGGCGAGATGACGTTCTCGATGATCTACGCGTACAGCGAGAACTACGTGCTGCCGATCTCGCACGACGAGGTCGTCCACGGCAAGCGCGCCCTGGTGTCGAAGATGCCGGGCGACTGGTGGCAGCAGCGCGCGAACCACCGGGCCTACCTCGGCTTCATGTGGGCGCACCCGGGCAAGCAGCTGCTCTTCATGGGCCAGGAGTTCGCGCAGGGGGCCGAGTGGTCCGAGGCCCACGGCCCCGACTGGTGGCTGCTCGACCCGTCCTACTCCGCCGAGGCGGACCACCGGGGCGTACGGGACCTGGTCCGCGACCTGAACTCCGCCTACCTGGCCACGCCCGCCCTGTGGCAGCGGGACACCGTCCCCGAGGGCTTCGAGTGGGTGGTGGGCGACGCGGCGGAGGACAACGTCTTCGCCTTCCTGCGCTTCGACGCCCAGGGCGCGCCCCTGCTGGCCGTCAGCAACTTCTCCCCCGTGGTGCGGCACGGCTACGCCCTGGGCGTGCCCGGCCGGTTCACGGCGTGGCAGGAGATCCTCAACACGGACGCCGGCCGCTACGGCGGCAGCGGCGTCACCACCCCCGACCCGGTCAAGACGGAGGCCACCCGCCACCACGGCCGCCCGGCGAGCATCACGGTGACGCTGCCGCCGCTGGCGACGGTGTGGTGGCGGGCGGTGTGA